The sequence below is a genomic window from Terriglobales bacterium.
AGATCGGCGACCGGCATGTAGGACGCGGCTTCGATCTCTACTCGCTCGAGAAAGAACAGGCGCTCGGCAAGCAGTTGGCCGCGCAGGTGGAGCAGAGGGCAAAGCTGGTGCGCGACCCGGTGATCACGGAGTACGTAAATCGAATTGGGCAGAAGCTGGTGCGAAATTCCGATGCCCGCGTGCCCTTCACGATCAAGGTAGTGGACGATGACGAGGTGAACGCGTTTGCGCTGCCGGGAGGATTCTTTTACGTCAACACCGGTCTGATCCTGGCCTCCGACAATGAGGCGGAGTTGGCGGGCGTAATGGCACACGAAATCGCGCACGTGGCGGCACGCCATGCCACCCGGAATGCGACGCGGTCGGAGATCTTCAACCTGGCATCGCTGCCATTGATCTTTATCGGCGGCCCCGCCGGATACGCGGTGAGGCAAGCGGTGGGATTGGTCATGCCCATGTCATTTCTGAAATTCAGCCGGGACGCCGAGCGCGAAGCCGACCTGCTCGGCCTGGAGTACCAGTACGCCAGCGGCTATGACCCGGAGGAATTCGTCAAGTTCTTCGAGAAGCTGCATAGCCAGGAGAAAAAACAAAAGCACGGATTCATGGCCAAGGCATTTACGACCCATCCCATGACCGGCGACCGCATCAAGCGCGCGCAGGAGGAGATTGAGAAGTACCTGCCGGCAAAGGACGAGTACATTGTGGACACCAGCGAGTTCGCCGAGGTGAAAGCGCGGCTGGAGGGCATGGAAAACGCGCATCGCATCGACGGCACTGACGCGGTCCATCCGACGCTGCGGAGGCGCGGCTCGGAAGCGGATGAAGGCAGACCGCGGCTGCAGAGAAAATAGGTTCAGCATTCCAGGGTGAAACCCGGAAGCAGGATCAAAACATATCCGGCCACCGCTGAGCCCCGTGATAGAGCGCGAGGACCACAATGTTTTGAGCTTGGACTTTGTAAGCGACAATGAACGGCATATTGGAGATCACCAGTTCTCGCGTTCCCGCTACCCGGCCGGGCCGGCCCAACAGGGGAAAGGCCATTAGCTGTTGAACTTGATTCGCGATGTTGCCAGCAACATTGGCAGCGACCTGCTCTGAGTTCGACAGGGCAATGTACTGCTCAGCACGGTCCAATTGGTCGACCGCCTGCTCGGTCCAATAGATCACGCCTGCTTGCGGCGCCTCGACTTGCGCCGTTTTAGCACCTCCTCATGAGTCAGGAGACGGCCTTTTCGCATTTGCCGAAGGCCATTACGGACGAGAGCATCCTGATAGGCGTGCAGCTCGATGTAATTCACGAGTGCCTCGTTGAGGAGATAGCTCCGCGGGCGATCTTTTGCCGTGGCGAGAGTGTCGAGCGCTGCAATGTTGTTGGTATCGGCGCGGAAGCTGATCATCTTGTCGAGCTTCTTCATACATCTAGTATACCTCGTATTGCGCTGTATTACGAGGCCTTACACCCTCAAGTCCGCCGTGGGTGCGAACTGCGGCGGCTTGCGGTGATGCGTGGCCTGCTCGAATGCATACGCGATCCTGATGAGCACGGCTTCGGACCAAGCCCGGCCGAAAAACGAAATCCCCACCGGTAGCCCGTACACGAACCCGGCCGGCACGGTGATGTGCGGATACCCGGCAGCGGCCGGCAGGCCGGAACTACCGCCGCGCGAGCGATCGCCATTGAGCAGGTCGGTGGTCCAGGCAGGGCCGCCGGACGGTCCCACGATCGCGTCCAACTGGTTCTTGTCCATGGCCGCGTCTATGCCTTTGGTGCGCGAGAGGTCGCGGTTCTTCTCCATCGCCGCCAGGTAGTCTTTGTTGGACAGCGGCCCCTTTTCCTCCGCCTTCTCGAACAAGTCCTGGCCAAAGTAAGGCATCTCCTCCCGGCGATGTTTTTCGTTGAACTCGATGACCTCCTTGAGCGAATGCACCGGCGCCGACGGGCCGAGGGCGGCCAGGTAGGCGTTCAAGTCCGCTTTCAGTTCGGTCAGAAAGACCTCGAGAATGGACTCTCCGATCTGGGTTGTGGCCACCTCGACGGGATCGATCAGCACGGCGCCCTGGCGCTTCATCTCCGCCAGCGCGTCCTCCATCAGCCGATCGACAGCGTCGCTGAAACCGAAATTCTTGCGCAACACTCCAATGCGCGCGCCGCGCAGGCCACTGCGGTCGAGGGAGCGCGTGTAATCCACCGCGGGCTTGTCGCGCAGTGGTTCCGTGGCGCTGTCCTGCGGATCGTAACCGGCGAGTACGGTCAGCAGAACGGCGGCGTCGGCGACGGTGCGTGCCATTGGTCCGGCGGTGTCGTGAGTGTGGGAGATGGGGATCACCACCGAACGGCTTACCAGGCCAACGGTGGGCTTGATGCCCACAATGCCGTTCGTGGTCGAAGGACATATGATGGAACCGGAAGTTTCCGTGCCGACGGCGGCCGCGCACAGGTTGGCCGAAACGGCGACGCCGGAGCCGGAACTGGAACCGCACGGATTGCGGTCCAGGACGTAGGGATTACGAGTCTGGCCGCCGCGCCCGCTCCATCCGCTGGTGGAGCGGTTGGAGCGAATGTTCGCCCACTCGCTCAGGTTGGTCTTGCCGAGGATCACTGCGCCGGCCGCGCGCAACTTGGCGGCAACGGTTGAATCCCTCGGCGGAGTGGAGCCGAGAAGGGCGAGTGAACCCGCGGTCGTCATCATGCGATCGTGCGTGCCGATGTTGTCCTTGATCAGGACCGGGATGCCGTGCAGGGGCCCGCGGGGCTTGCCTCGGTCCTTGTCGAGCGCGTCGGCGATCTGGAGAGCATCCTTGTTGATTTCGATGACGGCGTTAACCGCGGGACCACGTTTATCGAGCGTGTCGATGCGCGAGAGATAGCTTTCCGCCAGGCTGCGGGCAGTGAATTTACCCGAGGCGAGACCCTTCTGCATCTCGGCAATGGTAAGTTCTTCGAGGTCGAAGGCCGCCGGTTTGAGCGAGGACCAGGGAGCGGGCGGCGTTTCGGTTGCAAGCGCCGGGCGAATCATGGCCGCTCCGGCGGCGGCTGCGGCGGTCTTCAAGAAAGTTCGGCGATTCGGGTGCGGGGACGAGCTGCGATTTTCCGGCTGCTTCATCTTGCGCTCCAGGAAAGCGGCGAATTATACCCGAGCGCGCCTCCTCAGCCGCGCGGACGATTAAAGTCCCGTATTGATGCGGACTTCGTTATCCTTGGTTGAGCCGTGCCTTGACGCCATGACATCTAAAAAGTCAGGCAAGTTAAAAGAACCTGAGCCGAGAGCTAAGAGTTGTCCATGCGCCGCGCCTATCTCGACAATAACGCCACCACGCCGCTTCTGCCGCCGGTGCTGGAGGCGATGCAGCCGTACTTCATCGAGCAGTTCGGCAACGCGTCGTCCATCCATCATCACGGCCAGCAGACGAGGGCGGCGGTGGAGCGCGCGCGAGAGTCGGCGGCAGCCCTGCTCAATTGCCGCGCGTCGGAGATCGTGTTTACCAGCGGCGGCACGGAGTCCGACAACCTCGCCCTGTTCGGCATCACGCGCCCGGGGGACCACATCATCACCAGCTCGATCGAGCACCATGCCGTGCTCAATGCCTGCAAGCGCCTGGAAGCCCTCGGCTGCGAGGTGACGTGCATTCCGGTGGACGGGCAGGCGCTGGTTTCACCTGACGATGTGAAGCGCGCACTGCGGCCCAA
It includes:
- a CDS encoding M48 family metallopeptidase, which codes for MLALTVAIPAWSGEGTAGPETTTPPNVQAIEIRELAHVSQSPPFLGVLSPQQQTPSLQLSDKSNSMLAEAPTQPRPPAAASPPVTPHRVKPLAEKYDIAKIGDRHVGRGFDLYSLEKEQALGKQLAAQVEQRAKLVRDPVITEYVNRIGQKLVRNSDARVPFTIKVVDDDEVNAFALPGGFFYVNTGLILASDNEAELAGVMAHEIAHVAARHATRNATRSEIFNLASLPLIFIGGPAGYAVRQAVGLVMPMSFLKFSRDAEREADLLGLEYQYASGYDPEEFVKFFEKLHSQEKKQKHGFMAKAFTTHPMTGDRIKRAQEEIEKYLPAKDEYIVDTSEFAEVKARLEGMENAHRIDGTDAVHPTLRRRGSEADEGRPRLQRK
- a CDS encoding type II toxin-antitoxin system RelE/ParE family toxin, encoding MIYWTEQAVDQLDRAEQYIALSNSEQVAANVAGNIANQVQQLMAFPLLGRPGRVAGTRELVISNMPFIVAYKVQAQNIVVLALYHGAQRWPDMF
- a CDS encoding amidase, whose protein sequence is MKQPENRSSSPHPNRRTFLKTAAAAAGAAMIRPALATETPPAPWSSLKPAAFDLEELTIAEMQKGLASGKFTARSLAESYLSRIDTLDKRGPAVNAVIEINKDALQIADALDKDRGKPRGPLHGIPVLIKDNIGTHDRMMTTAGSLALLGSTPPRDSTVAAKLRAAGAVILGKTNLSEWANIRSNRSTSGWSGRGGQTRNPYVLDRNPCGSSSGSGVAVSANLCAAAVGTETSGSIICPSTTNGIVGIKPTVGLVSRSVVIPISHTHDTAGPMARTVADAAVLLTVLAGYDPQDSATEPLRDKPAVDYTRSLDRSGLRGARIGVLRKNFGFSDAVDRLMEDALAEMKRQGAVLIDPVEVATTQIGESILEVFLTELKADLNAYLAALGPSAPVHSLKEVIEFNEKHRREEMPYFGQDLFEKAEEKGPLSNKDYLAAMEKNRDLSRTKGIDAAMDKNQLDAIVGPSGGPAWTTDLLNGDRSRGGSSGLPAAAGYPHITVPAGFVYGLPVGISFFGRAWSEAVLIRIAYAFEQATHHRKPPQFAPTADLRV